One genomic region from Streptomyces sp. NBC_01304 encodes:
- a CDS encoding response regulator transcription factor, with protein MRLLLVEDDDHVAAALSAILARHGFEVVHARNGEEALQAFLPTDKAPFGVVLLDLGLPDQDGYEVCGKIRKRTSTPVIMVTARADVRSRIHGLNLGADDYVTKPYDTGELLARIHAVSRRTATEDAAAPGEDALRLGSVHIELPTRQVSVDGETVQLTRKEFDLLALLAQRPGVVFRREQIISEVWRTSWEGTGRTLEVHVASLRSKLRMPALIETVRGVGYRLVAPAA; from the coding sequence ATGAGGCTCCTGCTCGTCGAGGACGACGACCACGTCGCCGCCGCCCTGTCCGCGATCCTCGCCCGGCACGGCTTCGAGGTGGTTCACGCCCGCAACGGCGAGGAGGCCCTGCAGGCCTTCCTGCCCACGGACAAGGCGCCGTTCGGCGTCGTCCTGCTCGACCTCGGCCTGCCCGACCAGGACGGATACGAGGTGTGCGGCAAGATCCGCAAGCGGACCAGCACCCCCGTAATCATGGTGACTGCGCGGGCCGACGTACGCAGTCGCATACATGGCCTGAATCTCGGCGCCGACGACTACGTCACCAAGCCGTACGACACCGGGGAGCTGCTCGCCCGCATCCACGCGGTCAGCCGGCGCACCGCGACCGAGGACGCCGCCGCGCCCGGCGAGGACGCGCTCCGGCTCGGTTCCGTACACATCGAGCTGCCCACCCGGCAGGTCAGCGTGGACGGCGAGACGGTGCAGCTCACCCGCAAGGAGTTCGACCTGCTGGCGCTGCTCGCCCAGCGGCCCGGGGTCGTATTCCGCCGGGAACAGATCATCTCCGAGGTGTGGCGCACCAGTTGGGAGGGGACCGGGCGCACCCTCGAGGTGCACGTGGCCTCGCTCCGCTCCAAGCTGCGGATGCCCGCCCTCATCGAGACGGTGCGCGGGGTGGGCTACCGCCTGGTCGCGCCGGCCGCGTAA
- a CDS encoding amino acid ABC transporter ATP-binding protein, whose translation MAEVSVTKDAAPAADELVALKNVNKHFGALHVLQDIDLTIARGEVVVVIGPSGSGKSTLCRAINRLETVESGSISIDGKPLPQEGKELAKLRADVGMVFQSFNLFAHKTVLENVMLGQIKVRKTDKATAEKKARALLDRVGVGVQADKYPAQLSGGQQQRVAIARALAMDPKVMLFDEPTSALDPEMINEVLEVMQQLAQEGMTMVVVTHEMGFARSAANRVVFMADGKIVEEATPDQFFSNPRSDRAKDFLSKILHH comes from the coding sequence ATGGCCGAAGTATCGGTGACCAAGGACGCCGCACCCGCGGCGGACGAACTGGTCGCGCTGAAGAACGTCAACAAGCACTTCGGCGCGTTGCATGTGCTCCAGGACATCGACCTGACGATCGCCCGAGGCGAAGTCGTGGTCGTCATCGGGCCGTCGGGCTCCGGCAAGTCCACACTGTGCCGCGCCATCAACCGCCTGGAGACCGTCGAGTCGGGCTCGATCTCCATCGACGGCAAGCCGCTGCCCCAGGAGGGCAAGGAGCTCGCGAAGCTCCGGGCCGATGTCGGCATGGTCTTCCAGTCCTTCAACCTCTTCGCGCACAAGACGGTGCTCGAGAACGTGATGCTGGGCCAGATCAAGGTCCGCAAGACGGACAAGGCAACGGCCGAGAAGAAGGCCCGCGCCCTGCTCGACCGGGTGGGTGTCGGCGTCCAGGCGGACAAGTACCCCGCGCAGCTCTCCGGTGGTCAGCAGCAGCGCGTCGCCATCGCGCGCGCCCTGGCCATGGACCCGAAGGTGATGCTCTTCGACGAGCCGACCTCCGCCCTCGACCCCGAGATGATCAATGAGGTCCTCGAGGTCATGCAGCAGCTCGCCCAGGAGGGGATGACCATGGTCGTCGTCACCCACGAGATGGGCTTCGCGCGCTCGGCCGCCAACCGCGTCGTGTTCATGGCCGACGGCAAGATCGTCGAAGAGGCCACGCCCGACCAGTTCTTCAGCAACCCGCGCAGCGACCGGGCCAAGGACTTCCTGTCGAAGATCCTTCACCACTGA
- a CDS encoding glutamate ABC transporter substrate-binding protein — translation MKLRKSAAVAATIAALALTATACGGESGTAGDKPKDPTGGKNAPKLPTYAVKSGVKIDSATLKAAQKAGKLVIGSKDDQPYLGFQDTSGKRSGFDIEIAKMVAADLGFKPDQIEFKTIDSGVRETTISKGDVDLYVGTYTINDERKKQVGFAGPYMKAGADLLVRKDEKSITGPDSLKGKTVCSIKGSTPLQEIKKPKYGAKTVELAKYSECVQQLTNNEVDAVTTDDAILKGYAAQRPNALKVVGKPFTEEPYGVGMNKDDKALRDAVTNAIEAHQKNGDYKKAYEATLGLSGAAFVEPPALERY, via the coding sequence ATGAAGCTCCGCAAGTCCGCCGCCGTAGCGGCCACCATCGCCGCCCTCGCACTGACCGCGACCGCCTGTGGCGGCGAGTCCGGCACCGCCGGTGACAAGCCGAAGGACCCGACCGGCGGCAAGAACGCGCCGAAGCTGCCCACGTACGCCGTCAAGTCCGGCGTCAAGATCGACTCGGCGACGCTGAAGGCGGCCCAGAAGGCCGGCAAGCTCGTCATCGGCTCCAAGGACGACCAGCCCTACCTCGGCTTCCAGGACACCAGCGGCAAGCGCTCCGGCTTCGACATCGAGATCGCCAAGATGGTCGCCGCCGACCTGGGCTTCAAGCCGGACCAGATCGAGTTCAAGACGATCGACTCCGGCGTCCGCGAGACCACCATCTCGAAGGGCGACGTCGACCTGTACGTCGGTACGTACACGATCAACGACGAGCGCAAGAAGCAGGTCGGCTTCGCCGGTCCGTACATGAAGGCCGGTGCCGACCTCCTGGTCCGCAAGGACGAGAAGAGCATCACGGGCCCCGACTCGCTCAAGGGCAAGACGGTCTGCTCCATCAAGGGCTCGACCCCGCTGCAGGAGATCAAGAAGCCGAAGTACGGCGCGAAGACCGTCGAACTCGCCAAGTACTCCGAGTGCGTCCAGCAGCTCACCAACAACGAGGTCGACGCCGTCACCACCGACGACGCCATCCTCAAGGGCTACGCGGCGCAGCGGCCCAACGCCCTGAAGGTCGTCGGCAAGCCGTTCACCGAGGAGCCCTACGGCGTCGGCATGAACAAGGACGACAAGGCGCTGCGTGACGCCGTCACCAACGCGATCGAGGCGCACCAGAAGAACGGCGACTACAAGAAGGCGTACGAGGCGACGCTCGGCCTCTCGGGCGCCGCGTTCGTCGAGCCGCCGGCCCTCGAGCGCTACTGA
- a CDS encoding amino acid ABC transporter permease has translation MNVLLDHWPEFREGFIGTIWLTLASGLLAMLLGVVLAGFRVSPVPPLRFFGTAWVTLFRNTPLTLLFLVIWFAVPQVFDLGLSPWAKALVVLSVYTSSFVCEAVRSGINTVPLGQAEAARSIGMTFFQTLGTIILPQAVRTVLPPLSSIFIALTKNSAIAGAFSVTELFGWQKLLSDKGFPIAWIFLWVALGYLVIVFVISIFFRVLERSLEVAR, from the coding sequence GTGAATGTATTGCTCGACCATTGGCCGGAATTCCGTGAGGGATTCATAGGCACGATCTGGCTGACCCTGGCCAGCGGCCTGCTGGCGATGCTCCTCGGCGTCGTCCTGGCCGGCTTCCGGGTCTCGCCCGTGCCCCCGCTGCGGTTCTTCGGCACCGCCTGGGTCACCCTCTTCCGCAACACCCCGCTGACGCTTCTCTTCCTCGTCATCTGGTTCGCGGTGCCGCAGGTCTTCGACCTCGGCCTCAGCCCGTGGGCCAAGGCACTGGTCGTACTCAGCGTGTACACCTCGTCGTTCGTGTGCGAGGCCGTCAGGTCCGGCATCAACACGGTGCCCCTCGGCCAGGCCGAGGCCGCCCGGTCGATCGGCATGACGTTCTTCCAGACGCTCGGCACGATCATCCTGCCGCAGGCGGTGCGTACCGTACTGCCGCCGCTGAGCAGCATCTTCATCGCGCTGACCAAGAACTCCGCGATCGCGGGTGCCTTCAGCGTCACCGAGTTGTTCGGGTGGCAGAAGCTGCTGAGCGACAAGGGCTTCCCGATCGCCTGGATCTTCCTCTGGGTCGCTCTCGGCTACCTGGTCATCGTGTTCGTCATCAGCATCTTCTTCCGGGTGCTCGAGCGGAGCCTGGAGGTCGCGCGATGA
- a CDS encoding amino acid ABC transporter permease, translated as MSASVLYDAPGPKARLRNRIYSVVGIAAIVGFAVFVVMRLADRGHFDSAMWNIFNNAGVRASIRDGILTTLKVFAVAGVLSLVLGALLAVARASDHRPVRWLATGFIELFRAIPLLITIFALWVLFLTYKDDLGVVGENNGFWALVIGLTVYNATVQAEVLRAGFNAVPKGQVEAAYAIGLRKSQVMTSLLLPQAIRSMLPTVISQLVVTLKDTSLGYIITYSELLYAARQLANNTLVNEQSPYVPVIMVTGTIYVLMCLALSSLASWIERRGRRAKTGIKVAAAAEPVAEGGLGDAVPGAGPAAPLLEPTTVETQASPEPRDTDGPDEPPSKTN; from the coding sequence ATGAGCGCCAGCGTCCTTTACGACGCCCCGGGCCCCAAGGCCCGGCTGCGGAACCGGATTTACTCCGTCGTCGGCATCGCTGCGATCGTCGGCTTCGCCGTCTTCGTCGTCATGCGCCTCGCCGACCGGGGCCACTTCGACTCCGCGATGTGGAACATCTTCAACAACGCCGGTGTGCGGGCGAGCATCCGCGACGGCATCCTCACGACGCTCAAGGTGTTCGCGGTCGCCGGTGTCCTGTCACTGGTGCTCGGCGCGCTGCTCGCGGTCGCCCGCGCCTCGGACCACCGTCCGGTCCGTTGGCTGGCCACCGGCTTCATCGAGCTGTTCCGGGCCATCCCCCTGCTGATCACGATCTTCGCCCTGTGGGTGCTGTTCCTCACCTACAAGGACGACCTCGGTGTGGTCGGCGAGAACAACGGCTTCTGGGCCCTGGTCATCGGACTCACCGTCTACAACGCCACGGTGCAGGCCGAGGTGCTGCGGGCCGGCTTCAACGCCGTGCCGAAGGGACAGGTCGAGGCGGCGTACGCCATCGGTCTGCGCAAGTCCCAGGTGATGACCTCGCTGCTGCTGCCGCAGGCGATCAGGTCCATGCTGCCGACGGTCATCAGCCAGCTGGTGGTCACGCTCAAGGACACCTCGCTCGGCTACATCATCACGTACTCGGAACTGCTGTACGCGGCCCGCCAGCTGGCCAACAACACCCTCGTCAACGAACAGTCCCCGTACGTCCCGGTCATCATGGTCACCGGCACGATCTACGTCCTGATGTGTCTGGCCCTGTCGTCCCTCGCCAGCTGGATCGAGCGCCGCGGCCGCCGGGCCAAGACGGGCATCAAGGTGGCAGCTGCCGCCGAGCCCGTCGCAGAGGGTGGCCTCGGCGACGCGGTCCCGGGCGCAGGACCGGCCGCCCCGCTCCTGGAGCCCACCACCGTGGAGACCCAGGCGTCCCCGGAGCCCCGGGACACCGATGGCCCCGACGAGCCGCCGTCCAAGACGAACTGA
- a CDS encoding FAD-dependent monooxygenase — MDPVIVVGAGPVGLTLALALARAGVPSVVLDDGPGKDEQRPARTVVLRADTADLVWRLTGVAFYDSRWTAWRSLRRKQEIRHLAFEGEGEGDGGHEAGPGTDGTATADTLLAIDGPSPLHIAQHELTTALREAAAEERLVKIAVDSRLDSIEQDAHGVTAHTRGPKGTWWRGSYLVGCDGPRSTVRKLLDIRFTGRTAVERHAVAALRTELPWPGQALLHRMPPWPGAPMEITARPLAEGTWRLDWLLPARSELVTPEALVALIRDTLAGWCGGTTPPYELIDTGVHTVHHRLARRWRVGRSFLAGDAAHLLGALGTQGVDEGLRDADNLAWKLAQCWHHAESPALLDSYEAERRDAVAARLRAADQALPILRGSGGLRAYVPGTARGHDALLTDGHLGRGPLGEPPVYEGSPLSPEPGEESSEVAVGTAVGAPVADVPVTSPDGSVVRLRDRLGLGKLLVVLVAPGTGVWDRRHWLTAGVMPRLAAAVTALPLPGELLVAESYPGAAAHTVLLVRPDGHLVTAHGGVRPAELYAAADAARGGVPAQTAQAAKAATDS; from the coding sequence GTGGACCCGGTGATCGTGGTCGGAGCGGGGCCCGTCGGGCTCACGCTCGCCCTGGCGCTGGCCCGCGCCGGCGTCCCCTCCGTCGTCCTGGACGACGGCCCCGGCAAGGACGAGCAGCGACCCGCGCGCACCGTGGTCCTGCGCGCGGACACGGCCGACCTGGTGTGGCGCCTGACGGGCGTCGCCTTCTACGACTCGCGCTGGACGGCGTGGCGTTCGTTGCGCCGAAAGCAGGAGATCCGCCACCTCGCCTTCGAGGGCGAGGGTGAGGGCGACGGCGGGCACGAAGCCGGGCCCGGCACGGACGGGACCGCGACGGCCGACACCCTTCTGGCCATCGACGGCCCCTCCCCCCTCCACATCGCCCAGCACGAACTCACCACCGCCCTGCGCGAGGCCGCCGCCGAGGAGCGCCTCGTCAAGATCGCCGTCGACAGCCGCCTCGACTCGATCGAGCAGGACGCACACGGCGTCACCGCACACACCCGAGGACCCAAGGGCACCTGGTGGCGCGGCAGTTACCTGGTCGGCTGCGACGGCCCGCGCTCGACCGTGCGCAAGCTGCTCGACATCCGCTTCACCGGCCGCACCGCGGTCGAACGCCACGCCGTGGCCGCCCTGCGCACCGAACTCCCCTGGCCGGGCCAGGCCCTGCTGCACCGGATGCCCCCGTGGCCCGGCGCCCCGATGGAGATCACCGCCCGACCGCTCGCCGAGGGCACCTGGCGCCTCGACTGGCTGCTGCCCGCCCGCAGCGAACTCGTCACGCCGGAAGCCCTGGTGGCCCTCATCCGGGACACCTTGGCCGGCTGGTGCGGCGGCACGACACCCCCGTACGAACTGATCGACACCGGCGTGCACACCGTCCACCACCGCCTCGCCCGGCGCTGGCGCGTCGGCCGTTCCTTCCTCGCCGGCGACGCCGCGCATCTGCTCGGCGCGCTCGGCACGCAGGGCGTCGACGAGGGCCTGCGCGACGCCGACAACCTCGCCTGGAAGCTGGCCCAGTGCTGGCATCACGCCGAGTCCCCCGCCCTCCTCGACAGCTATGAGGCGGAGCGCAGGGACGCGGTCGCCGCGCGGCTGCGGGCGGCCGATCAGGCGTTGCCGATACTGCGCGGGAGCGGTGGTCTGCGCGCGTACGTACCGGGCACCGCGCGCGGGCACGACGCGCTGCTCACCGACGGGCACCTGGGGCGGGGGCCGCTGGGCGAGCCGCCCGTGTACGAGGGCTCGCCCCTGTCGCCGGAGCCCGGCGAGGAGTCGTCCGAGGTCGCCGTCGGGACTGCGGTCGGTGCGCCCGTCGCCGACGTACCGGTCACCTCGCCCGACGGCTCCGTGGTCCGGCTGCGCGACCGCCTCGGTCTCGGCAAACTCCTGGTCGTCCTGGTCGCGCCCGGCACGGGCGTCTGGGACCGGCGGCACTGGCTGACGGCCGGGGTGATGCCACGCCTGGCCGCCGCCGTGACGGCGCTGCCGCTGCCGGGCGAGCTCCTGGTCGCGGAGAGCTATCCGGGGGCCGCCGCGCACACGGTTCTTCTGGTACGTCCCGACGGGCATCTGGTGACGGCGCACGGCGGGGTCCGCCCGGCCGAGCTCTACGCGGCGGCGGACGCGGCGCGCGGCGGCGTACCCGCGCAGACTGCGCAGGCCGCGAAGGCGGCGACCGACAGCTGA
- a CDS encoding cysteine dioxygenase — MSAPSSPAPASNATTATAPTAADLLAFVRRTAADAELIATLPLDPEGRTWIRLEGPGGSEAWLIGWPPGTGTGWHDHAESIGAFTTASGELKENSLAVRLPSEGWKTLELNEDVDRTRQLPAGKGRAFGTHHVHEVLNGSTTEHAISVHAYYPPLPLIRRFSRTESVLRLEQVEQPEDWQ, encoded by the coding sequence GTGTCTGCTCCCAGCTCCCCCGCGCCCGCATCCAACGCCACGACCGCGACCGCGCCCACCGCCGCCGATCTCCTCGCCTTCGTCCGCCGCACCGCCGCCGACGCCGAGCTGATCGCCACGCTTCCGCTCGACCCCGAGGGCCGCACCTGGATCCGCCTCGAAGGGCCCGGCGGCAGCGAGGCCTGGCTGATCGGCTGGCCGCCCGGCACCGGCACGGGCTGGCACGACCACGCCGAGTCGATCGGCGCGTTCACCACGGCATCCGGCGAGTTGAAGGAGAACTCCCTCGCCGTACGCCTCCCCAGCGAGGGCTGGAAGACCCTCGAACTGAACGAAGACGTGGACCGCACAAGGCAGTTGCCCGCGGGCAAGGGCCGCGCCTTCGGCACCCACCACGTGCACGAGGTCCTCAACGGGTCGACGACCGAGCACGCGATCTCCGTCCACGCCTACTACCCGCCCCTCCCCCTGATCCGCCGCTTCAGCCGTACGGAGTCGGTGCTCAGGCTGGAGCAGGTCGAGCAGCCGGAGGACTGGCAGTGA
- a CDS encoding rhodanese-like domain-containing protein, translated as MSTQPIGIDDHLERVRAGLDRLTPQQAYEAFTAGDVLLVDTRYAELRDRDGLVPGALVVERNELEWRLDPQGSHRAPEATGHDLLVVVFCNEGYASSLGAASLQQLGLHRATDLIGGFQAWKAAGLPVTEG; from the coding sequence GTGAGTACGCAACCCATCGGCATCGACGACCACTTGGAGCGGGTCCGCGCGGGCCTCGACCGCCTCACCCCGCAGCAGGCGTACGAGGCCTTCACCGCCGGCGACGTCCTCCTGGTCGACACCCGCTATGCCGAACTGCGCGACCGCGACGGCCTGGTCCCCGGCGCCCTGGTCGTCGAGCGCAACGAGCTGGAGTGGCGCCTCGACCCGCAGGGCAGCCACCGCGCCCCCGAGGCCACCGGCCATGACCTGCTGGTCGTGGTGTTCTGCAACGAGGGCTACGCCTCCAGTCTCGGCGCCGCCTCCCTGCAGCAGCTGGGCCTGCACCGCGCGACGGACCTGATCGGCGGCTTCCAGGCGTGGAAGGCAGCCGGACTGCCGGTCACCGAGGGGTAG
- a CDS encoding FtsX-like permease family protein — MMLSYALQTVRDRKGGFLGAFLALMCAAALIAACGSLLETGLRGKIATERYAGAPVIVSADQNVHQTTVKQKKGKTKVKHKAKPVAERAWLPQGVAGRVKGLPGVERVVPELTFPAQPLVGGEGKPAYGHAWESAALTPFRLAAGKAPTAKGDIVIDRGLAERARLAPGDRLTVQSTRSPATYRISGIATPARSGELQQQTSLFFSTAEAQRLAGRPGQVTAIGVLPERGVDAGALKETVSKALAGTTAQVSAGDDRGPVEFLDAAGARVKLVSMGGAMGGTSLLVAVLVVVGTFALSIQQRHRELALLRAIAATPKQIRKLLGREALVVGAGAGVAGALLGLPLGGWLHARFVEVGAVPATLERTVSVFPLFAAVGATLLGAWAAARISARRITRIRPAEALAEAAVERGRPGWGRLVAGLVTLAGGVVLVVVLSALRTEPASTPVTFLAVVVLSAAVALLGPLLVKAAAGVIGIPLRLSGNSGRLATANLRGNAARMAAVVTPLTLLIGMTCTVLFVQPTLGDAARAQAREGIRADWVLAAQGPGVPAQAAQDIRTAKGVDAATEVVRTTARVGLDKYATQGVTPAGLTRTWDPDVTAGSLDGFGKGKAAVSELAADQLGLGVGSTLKLTLGDGTPTTATVTAVYAKGLGFGDLTLPHDLVARHMDNPLASTVLVAGDTPREQLAAAVKDFPSVRVLAPADVDALQAERQQANAEVNLLAMGLVLAFTAIAVVNTLAMSVSERVREFAMLRLAGATRRQVLRMLRLEALSVLLLGTALGSGIALAVLTAFSVGMTGSAAPSVTPLVYVAVVAAAGLLALIATALPGRSALRMRPVEVATAKE, encoded by the coding sequence ATGATGCTGAGCTATGCCCTGCAGACCGTCCGGGACCGCAAAGGCGGCTTCCTCGGTGCCTTTCTCGCCCTCATGTGTGCGGCGGCGCTTATTGCCGCCTGTGGTTCGCTCCTTGAGACCGGGCTGCGCGGCAAGATCGCCACCGAGCGGTATGCCGGTGCTCCCGTGATCGTCTCCGCCGACCAGAACGTCCACCAGACCACGGTCAAGCAGAAGAAGGGCAAGACCAAGGTCAAGCACAAAGCGAAACCCGTGGCCGAGCGTGCCTGGCTCCCGCAGGGTGTCGCCGGGCGGGTGAAGGGCCTGCCAGGTGTCGAGCGGGTCGTACCTGAACTCACCTTCCCTGCCCAGCCGTTGGTGGGTGGAGAGGGCAAGCCTGCCTATGGTCACGCCTGGGAATCGGCCGCCCTCACTCCCTTCCGTCTCGCTGCCGGCAAGGCGCCCACGGCGAAGGGCGACATCGTCATCGATCGTGGTCTCGCCGAGCGTGCTCGGCTCGCGCCCGGTGACCGGCTCACCGTTCAGTCGACCCGGTCCCCGGCGACGTACCGCATCAGCGGCATCGCGACGCCGGCCCGCAGCGGTGAACTCCAGCAGCAGACCTCGCTCTTCTTCTCCACCGCGGAGGCGCAGCGTCTCGCCGGTCGGCCCGGGCAGGTCACCGCGATCGGCGTGCTGCCCGAGCGGGGCGTCGATGCCGGGGCGCTCAAGGAGACCGTGAGCAAGGCACTTGCCGGTACGACCGCCCAGGTCAGTGCCGGTGACGACCGTGGGCCCGTGGAGTTCCTCGATGCCGCCGGGGCGCGCGTCAAGCTGGTCAGCATGGGGGGTGCCATGGGCGGTACGTCGCTGCTCGTCGCGGTGCTCGTGGTGGTCGGTACCTTCGCGTTGTCCATTCAGCAGCGCCATCGCGAGCTTGCGCTGCTGCGTGCCATCGCCGCGACGCCGAAGCAGATCCGCAAGCTGCTCGGCCGTGAGGCCCTGGTGGTCGGGGCGGGGGCCGGCGTCGCCGGTGCGCTGCTCGGGCTGCCGCTGGGTGGGTGGCTGCATGCCCGGTTCGTGGAAGTGGGTGCTGTCCCGGCCACGTTGGAGCGCACCGTCAGTGTCTTTCCGCTGTTCGCCGCTGTCGGTGCGACGTTGCTGGGGGCCTGGGCCGCCGCGCGTATTTCCGCCCGTCGGATCACCCGGATCCGTCCGGCCGAGGCCCTCGCCGAAGCTGCCGTCGAGCGCGGTCGCCCCGGGTGGGGGCGGCTGGTCGCAGGCCTTGTCACGCTTGCCGGTGGTGTCGTGCTCGTGGTGGTGCTCAGCGCCCTTCGCACCGAGCCCGCGTCAACTCCAGTGACCTTCCTGGCCGTTGTGGTCCTGTCCGCTGCTGTTGCGCTGCTCGGGCCGCTGCTCGTCAAAGCGGCTGCCGGTGTCATCGGCATCCCGCTGCGGCTCAGCGGCAACAGCGGTCGTCTGGCCACCGCCAACCTGCGGGGAAATGCCGCCCGGATGGCCGCGGTCGTCACCCCGCTCACGTTGCTGATCGGCATGACCTGCACGGTCCTGTTCGTCCAGCCGACCCTCGGCGACGCCGCCCGGGCCCAGGCCCGCGAGGGCATCCGCGCCGACTGGGTGCTCGCGGCACAGGGGCCGGGCGTCCCCGCGCAGGCCGCTCAGGACATCCGTACGGCCAAGGGCGTTGATGCCGCCACCGAAGTGGTGCGGACGACTGCTCGCGTGGGACTGGACAAGTACGCGACCCAGGGCGTCACCCCTGCTGGCCTCACCCGTACCTGGGACCCCGATGTCACGGCCGGCTCCCTCGACGGATTCGGCAAGGGCAAGGCCGCGGTCAGTGAACTCGCCGCCGATCAGCTGGGGTTGGGGGTCGGCAGCACTCTGAAGCTCACCCTCGGCGACGGCACTCCGACCACCGCGACCGTCACCGCCGTCTACGCCAAGGGCCTCGGCTTCGGTGATCTGACCCTGCCGCACGACCTGGTCGCCCGGCACATGGACAACCCCCTCGCCTCGACGGTCCTGGTCGCCGGTGACACGCCCCGGGAGCAACTCGCCGCCGCCGTAAAGGACTTCCCCAGCGTACGCGTTCTCGCTCCCGCCGACGTCGACGCCCTGCAGGCCGAACGGCAGCAGGCCAACGCCGAGGTCAACCTCCTCGCCATGGGCCTGGTCCTCGCCTTCACCGCGATCGCCGTCGTCAACACCCTCGCGATGTCGGTCTCCGAACGCGTCCGCGAGTTCGCGATGCTCCGCCTCGCCGGGGCCACCCGCCGCCAGGTCCTGCGCATGCTGCGGCTCGAAGCGCTGTCGGTGCTGCTGCTCGGGACCGCGCTCGGCAGCGGTATCGCCCTCGCGGTGCTGACCGCCTTCAGCGTGGGAATGACCGGTTCCGCGGCACCCTCGGTCACGCCTCTCGTGTACGTCGCCGTCGTCGCGGCCGCCGGACTGCTCGCCCTGATCGCGACCGCGCTGCCGGGCCGGTCGGCGCTGCGGATGCGGCCCGTGGAGGTGGCGACCGCCAAGGAATGA
- a CDS encoding helix-turn-helix domain-containing protein, giving the protein MVQPPVEISDLATLRALAHPRRQQMLGHLALHGPATSATLARALELNTGATSYHLRELARYGFVEETEGPEGGPSRARERWWRAVPGDRRFPPRSRQSPEMRLVMDELNHHAYAADLELFEQLQRDSDTDDFAYSRGTIRLTQAELREFFEEYIALLNRYKRPEDRVPADARTFLTRLLAFPGPDAHNRKETGAS; this is encoded by the coding sequence ATGGTCCAGCCACCCGTCGAGATCTCCGATCTCGCCACGCTCAGGGCACTTGCCCACCCCCGTCGGCAGCAGATGCTCGGTCATCTCGCGCTGCATGGGCCCGCGACCTCAGCCACGCTCGCCAGGGCGCTCGAGCTGAATACCGGGGCCACCAGCTATCACCTGCGTGAGCTTGCGCGTTATGGATTCGTCGAGGAGACCGAGGGGCCTGAAGGCGGTCCCAGTCGTGCGCGTGAGCGTTGGTGGCGTGCCGTGCCGGGGGATCGGAGGTTCCCGCCGCGGAGCCGGCAGAGCCCCGAGATGCGGCTGGTCATGGATGAGTTGAACCACCATGCGTATGCCGCGGACCTTGAGCTCTTCGAGCAGCTCCAGCGGGACAGCGACACGGACGACTTCGCGTACTCGCGGGGCACGATCCGGCTGACGCAGGCCGAGCTCCGTGAGTTCTTCGAGGAGTACATCGCGCTGCTCAACCGCTACAAGCGCCCCGAGGACCGGGTTCCGGCCGACGCCCGCACTTTCCTCACCCGTCTGCTGGCCTTCCCCGGCCCGGACGCCCACAACAGAAAAGAGACCGGCGCATCATGA